The Ignavibacteriales bacterium region TGCTATGACGTCGAACTCGGTTCCTGCCTGATGGAGCTCTGTCGTAAGCGACGCAATGAAGATGCCGCTTAAGTCTCCACTCCAACGCGGGAATGACGTCGTAACAACACAGACTCTGATCAACACGATACCTTTTCGGACCAACAATGCATTCGAGAAATCCTGCCAAAGACATGGATCCCGGCATGAACAATCAAAACAAATCTCAGCAACAATAGTGCTTCGACTTCTTCAGAGGACTTCATCACAGCGGAGCACGTTCAAAGCTCCTCGCCACTTCACGGCACGTCGCTTTTCGCACCCCCGAAAATTCGGAGAGCAGATTCTTCACACTTCGAAGCATCCATGATCCAGTTCGTCTCATGAAGAGCTTCTGGTACGCCGTCAGTCCTCCGATCGCTGGAGGGAGAGTCAGCTCATATGGATGGAAGTAGTACAATGAATCTCCGGCCCTCAGAGAACTTCGCAATGCAACCGAAGTCCATGGCCGGCCAATCACGCGAGTTGCAATTCCGGTCGCAGCCGGAAGCCTCAAATAAGGGAATGTCGGGATCGGGATCTCAATCATAGACCCCTCGCCCGGAATAAAAGAATCCGCCGAGAGCCTGTACGGAATCGAAGGGAGCTCTCGAGAATTCTTGAATTTCCCCATCAACTTTCGCGACGGGCAGACCGACGAATCGTACAGGAAGCCTTCCTCTCTCAGAATCGGCACGATCCAATCCTCAATAACAAGGTTTGGTGCGCGGAATCCTACAACCTGTTGTCCGGACAGGTCCTCCAACACGGATTTTGCATCTCTCAATTCCCGCTGAAATGATTCTCGTGTATGCATCCATAGATCGATATGGCGAAAGCTATGACTCGCGATTTCATGCTTCCTGTTGCCGATCTCCCTCACGAGATGGGGATAAGCATGACCGACTTCGCCAAGGATGAAGAATGTCGCCCTTACGTTTTGAGAGTCGAACAGATCGAGGATCTCGTTCGTCGGTCGTTCAATGTCTCCACGGCATCGATCCAATCCATACACTTCTTTGAAGAAAGCCGCGGGCTCCTCCCAGCGCGAGTTCGCAGATCCGGTCGCCCATCGCACGTGATACCACTCATCGAGATCGACGGAAATCACGAGCCGGGATGTCGAGTCACTCATCCGACGTCTTTCCCTTCAGGTCGCGATTGGAGAACATGTCAAACCACATTGCGAAGAACAGGCTTTGGAAGCCCGTCGTCGCAGTGAACAGGAATGCCATCGCGTTCATGCTTGGTGTTGAGTTCTGTGCAAAGAAGAAAAAGAGGAGCCTTACTCCAAGGAGAAAGGCCACAAACAGCAACAAGAATCCGAGACCATAGAAGAGAACGAGCGGGTGAAAGTCGCGAATGATGTACTTCTGCTTCATGCGCCAGATGAAACGCCTGAGGAGCAGAACGGAAAGCGTGAAGACGATACGTTCCAACTTGATCCCTGATTTCTCGCCGATGTTATAAACCGGCGTGACGGGGACATCCACCACTCTGAAATTGAATACGTTGAGTCGGACAAGCAAGTCGTTGGGTTGGCCGTACCTTGGGTACATCTCGTCCCAGTCGATCATCTGCAGCGCCTTCTTGCTGATCGCTGTATATCCGGATTGCGAGTCGGCAACATGCCAGTAACCGGAAGCTATCTTTGTGAGGAATGACAATATTGAGTTTCCGATGTAGCGCGTTCTCGGGATGATTTTCCAAGCATCTCCGGAGAAGAGGCGGTTTCCTTTCGCATAGTCAGTCCAACCACGGACGACGGGATCAACCAGCTTCGCGAGCTCACTCGGATCCATCTGGGCATCCCCCCCCATAACGGCGGCGACGTCGACTCGGTTGTCTCTTGCCCATTTGTAACCGGTAGCGATGGCCCCACCCACGCCGCGGTTTTGCTGATGGTCAATGAGCACGAGCTTTGGATGAGATTTCCGGAGCTTCTCAAGCACCCCTCTCGTTTGGTCTGTGCTGCAATCGTTGACGACGACGACATGGTCAACAAATCTCGGCATCGTCTCCACGACTCGTCCAATGAGCTTTTCCTCGTTGTAGGCGGGAACTACGACTGCGATACATTTCTTCCTATACATATGGTCACTCCAAGGCTTGGCAAATAAGATGGATCGTCTGTCGCGCAGCGCGCTCGCTCCTCGCTCAGCTTGTCAGCCGGTAATAGCTCCCGACGGATTGTCAAGATAGTCACGGATCGGAGTAAACTTGAACTCCTTCAGCAAGCACCTCAGGTAACCCTCGGTCTTGTCGAGATTGTGATACCGGATTATGTGAAAAACGAACCCGGTTTTCAGCCGCGGGACCTCATCATCAAGATCATAGGGGTGAAGATACACCATTCCAGCCCGTCCTCTATTGACGGACTGGCGCAAAGCCCAAAGTGAAATGAATAGAGGCAAGGCGCGCAAATAGAAACCTCCGGCTGAGGGGATTTTCAGCGGCCCGAGCGACCAGGTCTGCGCCGGGAATTCCAGTATCGATTTCCCGGATTGTACGACAATCCTATGAGGGTACGTCGGTGCACCCGGGAAGCCATAAGCGTGGAATCTCGTTGGGAATACACTTGAATCATAGTCCAAACCCATCTCTGCGAGCTCGTCGAACGCCCATGAGCACTCGGGTGTGACTGACCAACTTGCGGCACGGTAGCCTCGCACTTTCGAGCCCGTTATCACCTCGAGGGTATCCAGGGAGCGCCTCACATCTTCACGGAAGCCAGTGCGACCAAGCAGCGGGACGGGTTGATGTTCATACCCGTGCGAAGCAATCTCATGACCGCTCACCGCGATCCGCTTCACAACGTCTGGATGAGCGTGGGCGTATCGACCGACGACGAAGAACGTCGCTTTCACTCCATGTTCACTGAGCAAATTAAGAATGTGATCGACACTTGCTTCTTCCCGAGAAGGATACTTCTCCCAACCGGAGATGTTCCTGTAAATGAATCCTTGGTACCAATCTTCGACATCGAAGGAAAGGAAACTGGAAGACCTTGGTGCGGACTCCTTCATTCTTCCCTCCGCAGCCAAAATGGAAGACTGAAAAGTGCTGGGATGAGGACTGCAAAAAGAGCAAGATCGATGAAAGACAGGAGGACGGCCGATTCCGAAGTAATGGAGATCTTGTTTAACATTATGATGAACACCGCCTCTCTTGTTCCCAGCCCCCCAACAGAGATCGGCAGCAATGAAACGAGGGTTGCAACGGCAAGGCTCAGGCCCAGATATGAAAACGGCGGGTTGAGTCCGATCCCCCGCGCAAGTGCGTAGAATTGACAGAACATACAGAAATATGCGAGTACCGAGAGGCCGAGCATAGGAAGAAAAGTCTTCCCAAGAACCTTGCCAAAATCCATCCTGAACGCTTCCCATCCCTCTGACAGGGTGGCATATGAGGAACTGCTGAGGACTAACCTGAGGAATTTCTTCATCATTTTGAACAACCGCATCCTCTGCGTAAGAACCAACAGGGTCATCAGTGCCAGAACTCCCAGAATCAGACTGATCTCCCAAACCTCAGAGATAAAAACACCTGAGAAATAGAACAAGCCGAAAAGGCTAAGACTCAGAAGAACCGCCAGATCATAGATGCGATCGAGCACGATGCTCACCAAACCTCGTGCGAAAGGAAGGCCGGAACTCTTTGTATAAGTCAGCTTGATGACGTCACCCAATTTCCCTGGAATCACAAGGCCGAAAAATGAGCTCAAGAAGGTTATGCCTATCGTTTTGAAAATGCCGTAATGCACCCGCTGGAGAGTCAATACGGTTCGCCATCTCAGTGCTTTGAAGCAGTAAGTGCCTACCAAGCAGGCAGTCGCAGCAAGGAACCATCGGAAATCGATGGCACTGAATACCTTCACGACTTTCCCGAAATCGAGCTGCAGTATGATATACAGCCACAGTATGATCCCGACAAGCTTGAGCCATTTACCGTACTTCTGCACTCTACTGATCTAGCCTCCTGGATATGCGAGCAAATGACAGATGGTAATACTTACGGGAGAAATTTCCTGAGTTTTGGCCCCAACCAACCTGCGATCGGAAGAGGCAGGAGCATCCATGCGGCACTGAACGCCCTCGCGGCCTTCCCCCTATAAATCTGTGCTGCATCGGTTCGACTCGCGCCTTGCGCGGTCACCCGGATCACCTCGAGAGAAAAAGGAACTGCGCCCCACTGTTTCTTGAAGCTGAATGTCCCTGATCCCTTTCTGCTCCGCCCGAAATCAAACTCTTCGTATCCATTTTCGCAACCGTATCGCAGAACTTCCCAATACAGAAGCATGTTCGGCGACAAATGGTTGAATTGATGAAGTGACGAAGCCCAAGGATCTGCGAGCTTCCGCTGGAACTTGGCGACAACCATCGCAGCAATCGCATGTCGGTCTTTTCGGACAGTCAGCACATCAATTCCTTGTTCTAGATTGCTACAGATCTCTGAGAAGAAGAATCTTGAATGTACTGGAGTACCCAAGCGAGACATGTTCTGAGAGTACACTTCGTAGAAATCATCAAGCTGCTCGATGCCCCACTGGAGTGTAACACCTGAGCGTTCTCCCTTCCTGATGAGATTGCGCACCTTGGAGTCGAAGCTCCGCCAGAGCTTCTCCGCAGAATCGGGCAGTCTCAGCTTGAGCGTACACTCTTCACCGAACGCGGCTTCCTCTCCACACGGTTGCCAGAGTTCGAGTCTCGGGATTCCCTCGATTTGAAGGTACCTCTGAAATATCGACAAAACTGTGTATACATCGTAGTCCGGAGCGAGGAGCGGACCGGCATAGCCAGAAAAAGGCAGACAGATAGCAGAAGGCGAAGCGAACGGTCTCTTGATTGCTACGGCGGGCAACACCGCAATAATTCGCTCGCCTTTTGTAGCTGCGAGATGAAATACTCGAAATCCGTAGGATCGCCCGATCGCAGCAGCCCATCCGTACTGGTGGACATAAGTTGCATCCGGATGCGAGAAGACGAAATCATTCCACTCTTTTATTCTCGCTTCAGGGACATCCTGAACCTCGATCATAGCGCGCCAATTACCGATTGATAAGTTGATCTCTTACACTCAATCGTGCGCCTCATCGCTTCAACCTGAGAAGATTCCTTTTCGTCTCCTCCAGTTGCATCCGGATACGCGTGAACATATCCGCCAACAGCGCAGTAATAGATAAGATTGTCGCGAACAGAAGCATGAACGCACCGATGAATGCCAAGACTTTCGGATAGAATTCCTGCAGAATGATCGAGCTAATCGAGAAATAGAAAAGACAGAGTATGCCGGTCGCGGCCACGACAATCGCAGGTATACCAAAAATCGCGAGAGGACGATAGTCCCTGAAATTTCGAAGCAGTATCAGGCTCGAAAGGAGTGCGTAGCGAACGATGCTCCCTGCAACACGGGATTCTCCGTGTTCCCGGCTGCCGCGTACCTTCACATCAACCTCCATCATTCGGATTCCACGAAACGCCAGGGTGAGGATGACTTCATGGGTGTACGTGAAGTCTCCGATAAGGTCCAGCGCCAGAAGCGACTCCCTCGAGTAGGCCCTGAATCCGCATGACACATCATGAAGTGCCGTTCCCGCTAGCCTGTTGACAATCTGAGCAATGCGACGATTCCCCCAGAACTTGATTTTGGGCATGACCGGGACGTACTCCAGAGTGCGAAATCTCGAGGCAGTTACGAAATCCGATTGGTCCTCGAGGATTGGATTGATGAGTTTTGGCAAATCGTTCGGATCAAATTGCCCGTCACCGTCAATAGTGGCCATTACATCGACACCGGACGCGAGAGCATAGCGAACAGCGGAACGGAAGGCGGCACCCAATCCACGGTTTGCGCCGTGAGAGATCAATGCTGCGCCATGCCCTTTGGCAATCGTCGCCGAACCATCCGTCGAGCCGTCATCCACGACAAGGACTGAAAGCCGCGCACCGCGAATTTTGATCGATCGGACTCGATCAAGAATAGCCCCCAAACTCTCCGCTTCGTTGAGTACCGGGATTGCTACAAGGATCCTCTTCATGCTTTCACTCGGGTTGTATGTGCGTGCATACCGCAAGGAGCCAGGGAAAGGTCGTATAAATTTTCACGTTGGTGAATTCTCTTTCCAAGAGCCTGCGTAGACCCTTTTTACCCCAATGGTTCAAATGGTCGGGAGTATTGCCAAGATCCCTCAGGTATGCACCTCGGGCGATGTTGCCAAGTCTCCACCACGGTTCGAAAGGCACACTTACCAGGACATGGCAGCGAGCCACGCGTGCCAGTTCCTTCACTCCTATTTCGGGCTCAGGAAGGTGCTCAAGAACCTCAAGGGCTATCGCCATGTCTACCTTCTTTGATTTGACCGCAAGCTCCGTGATATCTTGAACAAGCAGTCTGTTTTCCCCTGACCTCTCCCTATTTCGAGACACAAGCTCAGGGACCAGGTCAGACGTGAACAGAGCAATTCCTCTGTCTCGAATGAGGTTCGAAATAATGGAAGTAGAATAACCTTCACCTGAGCCCACTTCCAGTATCGAAGCCAGGTTCCCAAGGAGCGAGTTAATCAGAGTTTCAAGTCTCTTGTAGAACCTGCTCAGCAGGAACCGTATGACAGGGTTACCAGATCTGTAGTTGCTAGCGAAATCAAGGCGTTCGAAATCCCGTGGTGGCATCTATCCCTTTGTCGCGAAGTCCCTGTATGATTTGGTACCTAAAGAGTGTTCAGTAGGAAGGGGTTGGTCTTCTACCAAGTCAAGACATTTCACGCCGTCAGTCCCCAGTTTGTACCGGAAACCGCTTTCGGGGCATGTCCCAATTCCCGATTTATCAAAGTACAATCTGTGGGCGTGACGACTCATCCAGCCAATCAACCTGCCTGGTACACCGACGACCAGCCCATAGTCAGGTACCGCTTTCGTCACAACCGCGCCGGCGGCAATGAACGAATATCGTCCCAGCGTCACGCCGCAAACCACTGTCGCATTGGCACCGACCGTGCAACCACGTCGCAGAGTTGTTCCTTCATAGAGGCTATGTCTGTTTATTTGCGAGCGCGGATTTGAAACGTTTGTGAGAACGCATGACGGCCCAAGGAAAACATCGTCTTCAATAGTGGTGCCCGTGTAGATAGAAACATTGTTCTGTACCTTAACGTTTGAACCAATCACCACATCGTTGGCGACATTGCAGTTCTGACCAAACACACAGTGCTCTCCGATTTTCACCCCTTTCTGTATGTGGCAGAAGTGCCAGATCTTCGTCCCCTCGCCGATGACACAGGGCTCGTCAACGACCGCAGTTTCATGTTTGAAGTATGCCATCAGGCGCTCTCCTTTGGTGTTCCTTTCAGGAAATACGGGTGAGTGTTGTTTCCCATGACCTCCACGGGTGAATGGCGAATAGCGTACGCAAGCTCAATGGAGGCCCTCGCCTCATCAATGCCAAACCCTTGACCCCGCAAAGTCTGTTCATAAACCCGAGTGTGCAAATCCCCGAATCCCTCGGTGAATTCAATTTCCTTGCCATCGATCAGCATCGACCGATAGGTCGACTTCGCCCCGGGCACCGCGACGAACGGGAGATCTGTCGAGGTCACGGAAAGGAACCACGACACATCCGCGTTACGCAGTTCGAGTGAACCGGCCATGCGGTTCCTTTCATTGACATGAACCTCAAAACCCTGGCTCGCGCCAAAGAGCCACAGGAGCAAATCGAAGAAATGGATCCCGATGTTGGTAGCCAGCCCTCCGGAACGTTCCTCAATTCCCTTCCAGGACGTATCATACCAAGGACCTCGCGCCGAAACGTACGTCAGCACAACTTTGTGTCGGTGTCCGGAGGTGTCCTTGGACAATTGTTGCTTCAGCTCAATGAGCAATGGATGGAGCCGAAGTTGAAGGATCGTGAACACGCGCTTGCCAGTTTCCCTCTCCAGTTCCTGCAAGACATCCAGGTTCCACGGGTTTATAACCAGAGGTTTCTCGCAGATGGCATCTGCGCCCGTACGCAGAGCCAAACGAATGTGCGCATCGTGAAGGTAGTTGGGGGAACAAACACTCAAATAATGAACCCTGTAATCTTCCGGTCCGCGTCGCAGTTTTTCAAGATGCCGGTCGAATCGCTCGAATTCTGGAAAGAATCTGACGTCGAAGGAGTAGTGATCGAGCAAGCCAACGGAGTCTCGTGGGTCGGTCGCAGCCACCAGGTGGTTCCCTGTATCCCGAATTGCGCGCAGGTGACGCGGAGCCACATACCCGGCAACTCCGGTGATGGCGAAATTCTTGTTCATCTGAATCTCCTGATCCGAGGCCAGTTCTGGTTTAGTTCGCCGTGGCACCAACCCCATGATATCAGAAAGCTATTTCAGGCACTTGGGGCTGGATGAACTTGTTCAAGTGGCAATATGCAAAAAAAAAACTTCGGATGCACACGCACAGTATGTCTGCAATCGCACCGTCGATTCCAAGGAAGCAGTTTGCCTGGTCATTGATGTTTGGCACCAGGATGTCGTCGCCCCCCCCCGGTCGTGATCGCTTGAACAAGCCGGATGTACATTTCGTCGGAATCCGGCAACGCAATCCATCTGACGAACTCCCCTCATCCCACCCTCACTTGA contains the following coding sequences:
- a CDS encoding polysaccharide deacetylase family protein; this encodes MSDSTSRLVISVDLDEWYHVRWATGSANSRWEEPAAFFKEVYGLDRCRGDIERPTNEILDLFDSQNVRATFFILGEVGHAYPHLVREIGNRKHEIASHSFRHIDLWMHTRESFQRELRDAKSVLEDLSGQQVVGFRAPNLVIEDWIVPILREEGFLYDSSVCPSRKLMGKFKNSRELPSIPYRLSADSFIPGEGSMIEIPIPTFPYLRLPAATGIATRVIGRPWTSVALRSSLRAGDSLYYFHPYELTLPPAIGGLTAYQKLFMRRTGSWMLRSVKNLLSEFSGVRKATCREVARSFERAPL
- a CDS encoding glycosyltransferase family 2 protein yields the protein MYRKKCIAVVVPAYNEEKLIGRVVETMPRFVDHVVVVNDCSTDQTRGVLEKLRKSHPKLVLIDHQQNRGVGGAIATGYKWARDNRVDVAAVMGGDAQMDPSELAKLVDPVVRGWTDYAKGNRLFSGDAWKIIPRTRYIGNSILSFLTKIASGYWHVADSQSGYTAISKKALQMIDWDEMYPRYGQPNDLLVRLNVFNFRVVDVPVTPVYNIGEKSGIKLERIVFTLSVLLLRRFIWRMKQKYIIRDFHPLVLFYGLGFLLLFVAFLLGVRLLFFFFAQNSTPSMNAMAFLFTATTGFQSLFFAMWFDMFSNRDLKGKTSDE
- a CDS encoding polysaccharide deacetylase family protein, with translation MKESAPRSSSFLSFDVEDWYQGFIYRNISGWEKYPSREEASVDHILNLLSEHGVKATFFVVGRYAHAHPDVVKRIAVSGHEIASHGYEHQPVPLLGRTGFREDVRRSLDTLEVITGSKVRGYRAASWSVTPECSWAFDELAEMGLDYDSSVFPTRFHAYGFPGAPTYPHRIVVQSGKSILEFPAQTWSLGPLKIPSAGGFYLRALPLFISLWALRQSVNRGRAGMVYLHPYDLDDEVPRLKTGFVFHIIRYHNLDKTEGYLRCLLKEFKFTPIRDYLDNPSGAITG
- a CDS encoding lysylphosphatidylglycerol synthase transmembrane domain-containing protein; amino-acid sequence: MQKYGKWLKLVGIILWLYIILQLDFGKVVKVFSAIDFRWFLAATACLVGTYCFKALRWRTVLTLQRVHYGIFKTIGITFLSSFFGLVIPGKLGDVIKLTYTKSSGLPFARGLVSIVLDRIYDLAVLLSLSLFGLFYFSGVFISEVWEISLILGVLALMTLLVLTQRMRLFKMMKKFLRLVLSSSSYATLSEGWEAFRMDFGKVLGKTFLPMLGLSVLAYFCMFCQFYALARGIGLNPPFSYLGLSLAVATLVSLLPISVGGLGTREAVFIIMLNKISITSESAVLLSFIDLALFAVLIPALFSLPFWLRREE
- a CDS encoding GNAT family N-acetyltransferase, with product MIEVQDVPEARIKEWNDFVFSHPDATYVHQYGWAAAIGRSYGFRVFHLAATKGERIIAVLPAVAIKRPFASPSAICLPFSGYAGPLLAPDYDVYTVLSIFQRYLQIEGIPRLELWQPCGEEAAFGEECTLKLRLPDSAEKLWRSFDSKVRNLIRKGERSGVTLQWGIEQLDDFYEVYSQNMSRLGTPVHSRFFFSEICSNLEQGIDVLTVRKDRHAIAAMVVAKFQRKLADPWASSLHQFNHLSPNMLLYWEVLRYGCENGYEEFDFGRSRKGSGTFSFKKQWGAVPFSLEVIRVTAQGASRTDAAQIYRGKAARAFSAAWMLLPLPIAGWLGPKLRKFLP
- a CDS encoding glycosyltransferase family 2 protein codes for the protein MKRILVAIPVLNEAESLGAILDRVRSIKIRGARLSVLVVDDGSTDGSATIAKGHGAALISHGANRGLGAAFRSAVRYALASGVDVMATIDGDGQFDPNDLPKLINPILEDQSDFVTASRFRTLEYVPVMPKIKFWGNRRIAQIVNRLAGTALHDVSCGFRAYSRESLLALDLIGDFTYTHEVILTLAFRGIRMMEVDVKVRGSREHGESRVAGSIVRYALLSSLILLRNFRDYRPLAIFGIPAIVVAATGILCLFYFSISSIILQEFYPKVLAFIGAFMLLFATILSITALLADMFTRIRMQLEETKRNLLRLKR
- a CDS encoding class I SAM-dependent methyltransferase; protein product: MPPRDFERLDFASNYRSGNPVIRFLLSRFYKRLETLINSLLGNLASILEVGSGEGYSTSIISNLIRDRGIALFTSDLVPELVSRNRERSGENRLLVQDITELAVKSKKVDMAIALEVLEHLPEPEIGVKELARVARCHVLVSVPFEPWWRLGNIARGAYLRDLGNTPDHLNHWGKKGLRRLLEREFTNVKIYTTFPWLLAVCTHIQPE
- a CDS encoding acyltransferase; this translates as MAYFKHETAVVDEPCVIGEGTKIWHFCHIQKGVKIGEHCVFGQNCNVANDVVIGSNVKVQNNVSIYTGTTIEDDVFLGPSCVLTNVSNPRSQINRHSLYEGTTLRRGCTVGANATVVCGVTLGRYSFIAAGAVVTKAVPDYGLVVGVPGRLIGWMSRHAHRLYFDKSGIGTCPESGFRYKLGTDGVKCLDLVEDQPLPTEHSLGTKSYRDFATKG
- a CDS encoding Gfo/Idh/MocA family oxidoreductase; amino-acid sequence: MNKNFAITGVAGYVAPRHLRAIRDTGNHLVAATDPRDSVGLLDHYSFDVRFFPEFERFDRHLEKLRRGPEDYRVHYLSVCSPNYLHDAHIRLALRTGADAICEKPLVINPWNLDVLQELERETGKRVFTILQLRLHPLLIELKQQLSKDTSGHRHKVVLTYVSARGPWYDTSWKGIEERSGGLATNIGIHFFDLLLWLFGASQGFEVHVNERNRMAGSLELRNADVSWFLSVTSTDLPFVAVPGAKSTYRSMLIDGKEIEFTEGFGDLHTRVYEQTLRGQGFGIDEARASIELAYAIRHSPVEVMGNNTHPYFLKGTPKESA